DNA from Balneolaceae bacterium:
GGAATTGCGGCGGACCTGGAGAATATCTACCAGCGCAACCCGCAGCACCCCGGGGCCATGCACTACCTGATTCACGTCTACGACAACGACACCTTCGCGCCCATGGGACTGCGTCCAGCCATCGACTACGCCGACGTGGCCTACTCCTCCTCCCACGCCATCCACATGCCCAGCCACATCTATCGGCAGATGGAGATGTGGCAGGAGGTGATCGACGCCAACGTCGCGGCCTGGGAGGCCTCCGTCGCATGGCAGCAGGAGACCGGCCGCCCCCTCCGCGACCGCGACTACCACGCCTACAACTGGCTGCTGGACACCTACCTGCAGGTGGAGGCGTACGGCGAGGCCTGCGATGTACTCTCCAACGTGCGCAGCATCCGGGCGGAGGCCGATTCGCTGGGACAGGATCTCGGGCGCATTCCCTCCGTCATCGACCATATGAGCAGCCAGTACGCCGAAGAAACCAAGGAGGGTGCCTTGTCATGTACAGAATAGCTGATATCTAACGCACCGCCTCCCCGCGCTGAAAGACCTGCGTGACGGCGCCCGGACTCCAGTGGTACATCCAAAATTCGGGGTCGGGCGCGTCCACCACCGCCAGGTCGGCCCATTTGCCCGCCTCCACCGAGCCCACCTCGCGCTCCATGCGCAGCGCCCGCGCCGCCTGCAGGGTGGCCCCCTTGAGGGCCTGGGCGGGACTCAGCCAGCCCTGTGTGCAGCTCAGCATCATCGCCAGATGCAGGTCGTAGCTGGGTGCCGATCCCGGGTTGAAATCGGTGGCTACCGCCACGGGTACGCCCGCCTCCAGCAGCCTCCGGCAGTCCAGCGAAGGCTGGCGCGTATAGAGGGAGGCGATGGGCAGGGTGACCCCCACCACGCCGGACTGTGCCATGGCGGCAATGCCCTCTTCGGAAATCTGCTCCAAGTGATCGGCGCTGGCCGCCTCCAGCTCGCCGGCCAGTTCGGCGCCCCCGCAGGAGCTGAGCTGATCGGCATGCAATTTGGGCGCCAGTCCCGCCGCCAGTCCCGCCGTCAACACGCGCCGCGCCTCCTCGCGGGTGAAGGCCCCCTCCTCCAGGAAGACGTCACAGAAGCGGGCCAGACCCTCTTCGGCCACGGCGGGAATCATCTCCTGGCAGACCAGGTCGAGATAGCCCC
Protein-coding regions in this window:
- the hutI gene encoding imidazolonepropionase, producing MPLLKDIGYLATCRDEGGQGEIHPVRDAAVAWQEGRIAWVGPEKELPDEYRTHRIYSAGGAMVIPGLVDCHTHLAFGGWRPREFALRMQGKSYLEINKEGGGILSTMNATRAATEEELHEKALAFLRRMQRMGVTTVECKSGYGLSTEHELKTLRVYRRLAEEGRQHIVSTFLGAHTLPPEFEDDRGGYLDLVCQEMIPAVAEEGLARFCDVFLEEGAFTREEARRVLTAGLAAGLAPKLHADQLSSCGGAELAGELEAASADHLEQISEEGIAAMAQSGVVGVTLPIASLYTRQPSLDCRRLLEAGVPVAVATDFNPGSAPSYDLHLAMMLSCTQGWLSPAQALKGATLQAARALRMEREVGSVEAGKWADLAVVDAPDPEFWMYHWSPGAVTQVFQRGEAVR